The following are from one region of the uncultured Hyphomonas sp. genome:
- a CDS encoding cytochrome P450, whose amino-acid sequence MTLSLSSRAYLAAPHETLAAIVAGDAWYRARMPILGEIDLVTRHAAIHALLKDKERFVVDARHAGHKAAFGMPFLPKSLKIMADNVLSMDDPDHARLRRLADGPFRRAAILPQRRKVHAYAHELLDLMETEGNTDLVSGFCRPLPLKVIYGLLGFRLETEEKLSRTLSNLTATDSPLTMLWSLFRLGHIQNLLREEFRALHAEPREGLVSELVHAEADGQKMSENELLAMVFVLFVAGHETTTHLLSSGIWTLLSQPDAVRAMDEETRLIAVDELMRYCTPVQMTKPRFVKEDMEFEGRALKRGDRVFGFLAAGNMDPAEFDDPQTLNLARRPNRHVGFGSGPHVCLGIHLARLEAEVALDVLFTRFPGLAIDGDPTALKWIARSGLRGLKRLPLLFLL is encoded by the coding sequence GTGACTTTGTCCCTCTCGTCGCGGGCATATCTGGCCGCGCCGCATGAGACGCTGGCGGCGATTGTGGCCGGCGATGCCTGGTATCGGGCCCGGATGCCGATTCTGGGTGAAATCGACCTTGTGACACGGCATGCGGCCATCCATGCCCTGTTGAAGGACAAGGAGCGCTTCGTCGTCGACGCGCGCCATGCAGGACACAAGGCGGCGTTCGGCATGCCGTTCCTGCCGAAATCCCTGAAGATCATGGCCGACAATGTCCTCTCCATGGACGATCCGGACCATGCGCGCTTGCGCCGCCTCGCCGACGGCCCGTTCCGCCGCGCCGCAATCCTCCCCCAGCGCCGGAAGGTCCATGCCTATGCCCATGAGTTGCTGGATCTCATGGAAACGGAAGGCAACACGGATCTGGTTTCAGGCTTCTGCCGTCCGCTGCCCCTGAAAGTCATCTACGGCTTGCTCGGCTTCCGGCTGGAAACGGAGGAGAAGCTCTCCCGCACGCTCAGCAATCTGACCGCCACCGATTCGCCGCTGACCATGTTGTGGAGCCTGTTCCGGCTCGGGCACATTCAGAACCTGCTGCGCGAGGAATTCCGCGCCCTGCATGCCGAGCCGCGCGAGGGCCTCGTGTCGGAACTCGTTCACGCCGAGGCGGATGGCCAGAAGATGAGCGAGAACGAGCTGCTGGCCATGGTCTTCGTCCTGTTCGTGGCTGGGCACGAGACCACCACGCACCTCCTGTCATCCGGCATCTGGACGCTGCTCAGCCAGCCCGATGCCGTTCGTGCCATGGATGAAGAGACGCGCCTGATCGCTGTGGACGAGTTGATGCGCTACTGCACGCCGGTGCAGATGACCAAGCCGCGCTTCGTAAAAGAGGACATGGAGTTCGAGGGCAGGGCGCTGAAGCGGGGCGACCGCGTCTTCGGCTTCCTCGCCGCCGGAAACATGGACCCGGCCGAGTTCGACGATCCGCAGACGCTGAACCTCGCCCGCCGTCCGAACCGGCATGTCGGCTTCGGCTCCGGCCCGCATGTCTGCCTCGGCATCCACCTCGCCCGGCTGGAGGCCGAAGTGGCGCTGGACGTCCTCTTCACCCGCTTCCCCGGCCTCGCGATAGACGGCGACCCCACGGCCCTCAAATGGATCGCCCGCTCCGGCCTGAGAGGCCTGAAGCGCCTGCCGCTGTTGTTCTTGCTGTGA
- a CDS encoding pentapeptide repeat-containing protein yields MMANDQHIQILLEGVDAWNKWRSENGDIKPDLSGEDGCYLDLSARLASAPLFSGKEKSTLKSGGRADETVDLSGIDLRGADLSWCYLRSTCFKGAQLDSAVLDHSGLDFVDFSYSSMSKTKMCEVSLIGANFVSANLEGANFRHSDIRGCDFDRANLARARFGGVVHRDLPRCRNIPEGYGELVENPKLIQYWRHQEWICCHIPHRTVSAKRKSDVLNDLINYSREVLPLFLVGGLLAGLIATDRVAIVLSASFFEHAISNMLVGAALAAGLGVFLNTYWGRKATHAFWGLLGFGWSWPRVALFGLGMVLLYGTLYSFVFIPGHHIAFVDPSVADVTAQLFYPWYVAAMGFSTLGVSGLAIPLTGIGQLVLISNVLLGFFVFGLLIATFANSFHGR; encoded by the coding sequence ATGATGGCCAACGATCAACACATTCAAATATTGTTGGAAGGGGTCGATGCTTGGAACAAATGGCGGTCTGAAAACGGCGACATAAAGCCTGATTTGTCCGGGGAAGATGGATGTTACTTGGACCTATCAGCACGTCTTGCAAGCGCACCTTTGTTCTCGGGTAAGGAGAAAAGTACGCTTAAAAGTGGTGGGCGGGCCGACGAAACGGTCGATCTCAGCGGGATAGATCTAAGGGGGGCAGACCTGTCTTGGTGCTACTTGCGCTCGACGTGCTTCAAAGGCGCGCAATTGGACTCCGCAGTGTTGGACCACTCCGGGCTGGACTTCGTTGATTTTTCTTATAGCTCAATGTCGAAAACTAAGATGTGCGAAGTCTCTCTAATTGGCGCGAACTTTGTATCTGCCAATTTGGAAGGGGCGAACTTCCGCCATTCCGATATCCGAGGTTGCGATTTTGACCGTGCGAACCTAGCTCGCGCTAGATTCGGAGGGGTCGTGCACAGAGATCTTCCAAGATGCAGGAATATCCCTGAAGGGTACGGGGAGCTGGTGGAAAATCCCAAGCTTATTCAATATTGGAGGCATCAAGAGTGGATCTGCTGCCACATTCCCCATCGTACTGTTTCTGCGAAGCGCAAATCAGATGTGCTCAATGATCTCATAAACTATAGCCGAGAAGTCCTGCCTCTGTTCCTTGTGGGGGGGCTTTTGGCTGGTTTGATCGCGACAGATCGCGTCGCCATTGTGCTATCGGCCTCATTCTTTGAGCATGCAATCTCAAACATGTTAGTAGGCGCTGCGCTGGCAGCAGGACTGGGAGTGTTTCTCAACACATATTGGGGCCGAAAGGCAACACATGCATTCTGGGGACTGCTGGGATTTGGTTGGTCGTGGCCCAGGGTCGCCCTTTTTGGCTTAGGCATGGTCTTGTTGTACGGCACATTGTACAGTTTTGTGTTTATTCCTGGTCACCACATTGCTTTTGTTGACCCATCAGTCGCGGATGTTACTGCGCAACTGTTTTATCCTTGGTACGTGGCGGCGATGGGGTTTTCGACCTTGGGTGTTTCCGGGCTGGCAATTCCTCTGACGGGAATTGGTCAGCTGGTACTTATCAGCAATGTGCTGCTCGGCTTTTTTGTTTTCGGTTTGCTGATCGCCACATTTGCAAACTCTTTCCACGGTCGGTGA
- the murA gene encoding UDP-N-acetylglucosamine 1-carboxyvinyltransferase has translation MDRLVIQGGHKLNGHIPISGAKNSALKLMVACLLTDQPITLTNMPSLADTRFLAQLLETLGVEVYWPKGESTCHLNAAELKSTIAPYDQVRKMRASFNVLGPLIARSGHATVSLPGGCAIGARPVDLHLQALEAMGADLKVEQGYVKAAAIHGLKGAHINFSMPSVGATEHAMLTATLAKGTTILENAAREPEIEDLADCLNAMGADITGAGTAVIRIKGVESLTGTTHAVMADRIEAGTYAIAAAAAGGDVTLDGCPVEALGAMIAKLREAGVTVDGDEAARTLRIRRNGTHLKSVNLSTQPHPGFPTDLQAQFMALMAIADGTSVIRETIFENRFMHAPELSRLGADITVRGQEAIVKGVRQLTAAPVMATDLRASVSLVIAGLAAEGETVVNRIYHLDRGFERLEEKLTACGAQIERRSEDEE, from the coding sequence ATGGACAGACTCGTTATTCAAGGTGGCCACAAGCTGAATGGCCATATCCCGATCTCCGGCGCCAAGAATTCGGCGCTGAAGCTCATGGTCGCCTGCCTGCTGACAGACCAGCCGATCACGCTCACCAATATGCCGAGCCTGGCGGACACGCGCTTTCTGGCGCAGCTGCTGGAGACGCTTGGCGTGGAAGTCTACTGGCCGAAGGGCGAGTCGACCTGCCACCTGAACGCCGCCGAGCTGAAAAGCACGATCGCGCCTTACGACCAGGTGCGGAAGATGAGGGCGAGCTTCAACGTGCTGGGGCCGCTGATCGCGCGTTCCGGCCATGCCACGGTCTCGCTGCCCGGCGGCTGTGCCATCGGCGCCCGTCCGGTGGACCTCCACCTGCAGGCGCTGGAAGCCATGGGCGCGGACCTGAAAGTCGAGCAGGGCTATGTGAAGGCCGCCGCCATTCATGGCCTGAAGGGCGCGCACATCAACTTCTCCATGCCGAGCGTCGGCGCGACCGAGCACGCCATGCTGACCGCCACGCTGGCCAAGGGCACGACCATCCTCGAAAACGCCGCGCGTGAGCCCGAGATTGAAGATCTCGCCGACTGTCTGAATGCCATGGGCGCGGACATCACCGGCGCTGGCACCGCCGTCATCCGGATCAAGGGCGTCGAAAGCCTGACCGGCACGACCCATGCCGTCATGGCCGACCGGATCGAAGCCGGCACCTATGCCATCGCCGCGGCCGCTGCGGGCGGGGACGTCACACTGGACGGTTGCCCGGTCGAGGCGCTAGGCGCCATGATCGCCAAGCTGCGCGAGGCTGGCGTCACGGTCGACGGAGACGAGGCGGCCCGCACGCTGCGGATCCGCCGCAATGGCACGCACCTGAAATCCGTGAACCTGTCGACGCAGCCGCACCCCGGCTTCCCGACGGATTTGCAGGCTCAGTTCATGGCCCTGATGGCGATTGCCGACGGCACCAGCGTCATCCGCGAGACGATCTTTGAGAACCGCTTCATGCACGCACCAGAGCTTTCCCGCCTCGGCGCGGACATCACGGTGCGTGGGCAGGAAGCCATTGTGAAAGGCGTGCGCCAGCTGACGGCAGCGCCCGTCATGGCGACAGATCTGCGCGCATCGGTCTCTCTGGTGATTGCGGGGCTTGCGGCGGAAGGTGAAACCGTGGTGAACCGGATCTACCACCTCGACCGGGGGTTTGAGCGGCTCGAAGAAAAGCTGACCGCCTGCGGCGCGCAGATTGAGCGCCGCTCCGAGGATGAAGAATAG
- a CDS encoding DUF2948 family protein: MSELKPLRLLAEEAEDLEIISAAVQDSVVKAENLNYEARIRRFSLEINRYRWEEGVTKRRDGERVRSLLAFDGVLGVKTRAVTKADPELILSLLQMTFTPDAEPPGGKITLLFAGDGEIELTVEALDATLLDSDYIWNTRHTPSHERRKR, translated from the coding sequence ATGTCTGAACTGAAACCACTCCGGCTTCTTGCTGAAGAGGCAGAGGATCTCGAGATCATCTCCGCCGCGGTGCAGGATTCCGTGGTGAAGGCCGAGAACCTCAATTACGAGGCGCGCATCCGCCGTTTCTCGCTGGAGATCAACCGCTACCGCTGGGAAGAGGGCGTCACCAAGCGCCGCGATGGCGAGCGCGTGCGCTCGCTGCTGGCCTTCGACGGCGTGCTGGGCGTGAAGACCCGCGCCGTGACCAAGGCCGACCCGGAACTGATCCTGTCATTGCTTCAGATGACCTTCACGCCGGACGCCGAACCGCCCGGCGGCAAGATCACGCTGCTGTTCGCAGGCGACGGCGAAATCGAACTGACGGTGGAGGCGCTCGACGCGACCCTGCTCGACAGCGACTACATCTGGAACACGCGTCATACGCCGAGCCATGAACGGCGGAAGCGGTAG